Proteins from a genomic interval of Zingiber officinale cultivar Zhangliang chromosome 1B, Zo_v1.1, whole genome shotgun sequence:
- the LOC121986942 gene encoding polynucleotide 5'-hydroxyl-kinase NOL9-like produces MEVIIPLDWAHAAESIVSASFPPPVVFVCGPKNSGKSTFSRYLLNALLPRYGRVGYLDTDVGQPDFSPPGCVSLTLIKETISDLMNPCIRETERFFYLGDISSKSNPEAYLDFTLRLYDYFIKQYHQLDEPNDPGNTVLPLIINTPGWVKGTGFDLLVEMLRYISPTLVVQIHISLQSKNLPVGTFWLDANQQELHKVPILVLDSARRNIKNESILVQKDARHMRDQRLFGYFKQCFPNNLNILTNKALARALAAVSPYVVPFSKVKVIHLHCQVPSSEIFHSLNATIVGLAVSSDVPAKSKSKIPPCVGLGIVRAIDVIKGLLYVITPVPFCILQKVDLLLQGFIEIPSGFLRVHGCASPYMATNVLHKFLNENL; encoded by the exons ATGGAGGTAATTATTCCGTTGGACTGGGCGCATGCAGCGGAGAGCATAGTTTCCGCTTCTTTTCCTCCGCCTGTGGTCTTCGTGTGCGGGCCTAAGAATAGCGGCAAGTCTACCTTCTCCCGCTACCTCCTCAATGCCCTCTTGCCAAG GTATGGGAGAGTTGGTTATTTGGATACAGATGTGGGACAACCTGATTTCTCTCCTCCTGGATGTGTCTCTCTCACTCTTATTAAGGAAACTATTTCAG ATTTGATGAATCCATGCATTAGAGAAACTGAAAG GTTTTTCTACTTGGGCGACATCTCCTCAAAGAGTAATCCGGAAGCATATCTGGATTTTACGTTAAGATTATATGATTACTTTATCAAGCAGTATCATCAGCTGGATGAACCCAATGATCCTGGAAATACAGTGTTGCCTTTGATTATTAACACTCCTGGATGGGTGAAAG GCACTGGCTTTGATCTCTTGGTTGAAATGTTAAGATATATATCTCCTACTCTAGTTGTTCAGATACACATTTCACTTCAGAGTAAAAATCTACCAGTTGGGACATTCTGGTTGGATGCAAACCAGCAGGAACTTCATAAAGTTCCTATACTTGTTCTTGATTCAGCACGTCGAAATATTAAAAATGAATC TATATTAGTTCAGAAAGATGCTCGCCATATGCGAGACCAGCGTCTTTTTGGCTATTTCAAGCAATGCTTCCCCAACAACCTGAATATTCTGACTAATAAAGCGCTTGCTCGTGCTCTGGCTGCTGTTTCTCCATATGTGGTTCCTTTTTCAAAAGTAAAGGTCATTCATCTTCATTGTCAG gtTCCAAGTAGTGAAATATTTCACAGTCTTAATGCTACAATTGTTGGCCTGGCTGTCAGTTCGGATGTGCCTGCAAAATCCAAGTCTAAGATACCTCCATGTGTGGGACTTG GTATTGTGCGAGCTATCGATGTGATCAAAGGTCTTTTGTATGTTATTACACCCGTTCCCTTTTGCATTCTACAAAAGGTTGATCTTCTTCTACAGGGCTTTATTGAAATCCCTTCAGGTTTCTTGCGG GTGCATGGATGTGCATCCCCATACATGGCTACAAATGTGCTCCACAAATTTTTGAATGAGAATTTGTAA